A stretch of DNA from Bacillus sp. NP157:
CCTGAAGGATGACGGCGCAGGCTGCGTGGGCCAGCGCCACGGGTAGCAGCGAGCGGTGGTGCAGGTACCACCAGGCCCAGCCCAGCTCGGCGACGAAGCACAATTGCATCAACAACCCGTTGGGCGTGTGCAGTAGGGCAAACGCCAGTGCGATAAGCAGCACCGCGAGCGGGCGTGGCAGGGCGCGGGCCAACAGGCCACCGACCACGGCCAGCATCAGCCATTGCTGGAACAGGGCCCAGCCGACATAGAGAAGCGCACGCCCCACGGGGGGCCACGCTGGCGCATGCCCCGCCACGACAGCGAGGGCGAGGGCGACGGGAATCGCCAGCAGCGGCCATCCCGCCATCCGCCATCCACCGCGCCAGTGCCAGTGGGGCAGGGCTCGAATCCAGGTGAGGAAGACGCCGTAAGCCACCCCGCCGGCGAACATGGCGATCCCGCTGGCGGTAGGTCGTGCGGTCAGGCCGAGGCCGGCGATGAACCACAAGGGACCCAGCAGGGTAAGGGCGGCGTGGGCGAGGTTGGTCGCGGGCGTCGCCGGGTTCGGGGCATGGCTCGGGGCCTGGGCTGGCGCTGAGTCTGCGGCTATGACTGCGGCTGGGACTGCGGCCGGCGCGCTGGTGGTGCGCCGACGCAGGAAGACGCCGCCGGCCAGCAGCGTGGCGTAAACCGCGGGGGCCAGCCAGCCACGCCAGGGCGGCACCGCTTCGGGTGCCGCCGCGTTGCCCAGGGTCACCAGCGGATTGCGACTGCGCTGGCGATCGCGCCACTGGAGCAGGGCTTCGCCGGTCAGTCCGCCGGGGATGGCGACGCCGGACACCGGCAGTGTCGCGCCCGTCCGGGCCAGGCCGGCACCGCGCAGGAGCAGCGTCGCGCCATCGGGCAGGTCGAAGCCCAGCCGCAGCATCGCCGCCCGGCCCGGTGCCGCGACGGGGTGGCCCGCCGCATCGTGCCAGGCCAGTTCGTCCAGGGAGATGGTCGGGGGCAGCACGTCGCCGGGCAGGTCCGCCCGGACAAGCGGTGACGTGAGGGTCGGCCGGACCGACAGCGCGTAGCGGGCGGCGGGACTCGCGGCGTCGACATGTAGCTGGTCCAACTGGCGAAGGTCGGCCTGTCGGCTCAGGGGCAAGCCCACCTCGCCATGCCCGGTGAGCGCCAGGCCGCCGTCGGCGGGCTTCAGCGACGCCGGGCCGAACGCCTTGCCCGCCACCACGTCGTCCGCGCGACGGAAGCGCCACGACCACGGCGAGTCGCCGCGGGCATAGGCCGCGCGATCGGAGGCACCGCCCGCTTCCAGCGCGCCACGAACCACCGTGGCCGCCAGCTGCGGCAGCACGAAAAAGGCGGCGAGTGCCAGCAAGGCGCTTGCCAGCGCCCACGCGCGGTAGGGGCGGCCAGGCACGATCAGCGGTCGAGCAGGGCCTCGACCCGCGCGGCGCAGATCATGTCGTTCAGCGACAGGCCGCCGACGTCGTGGGTGGACCACAACACCTGGCAGTGCCCGTAGCCGGCTTCCAGGTCGGGGTGGTGGTCTTCCTGGTTCGCCATGAACCCCACGGCGTTGATGAAGCCCAGGGTGTGGTGGAAGTCCTTGAAGCTGAAGTCCTTCACGATGGCCTTGCCGTCGGCGCTCACGGTCCAGCCCGGCAGCGAAGCGAGGTGGCCATCGATGGCGGCACGGTCGAGGGCGTGTTCCGCACCCTTGCGCGGCTGGCAGTGCTGGGTGGCGAGCGGGGAAAGGGTCATGTCGGCTGGTCCATCCGGGGAAAGGACGGAAGCCTCCGTGGTCGCGGTTGAATTGTCCAGAGGACGCGCCCAGATCGAAACCGTACTAAAATGGTCTTCTTTCCGGCGATCCCCACGCCGGGCATGGCTCCGGAGCAAGCATGATCGACATCTCGGAACGCGCACAGGCGCATTTCCAGCGCCTGATTGCCCAGCAGGGCGAAGACAGCCTCGGCGTGCGCCTGCGCGTCGTCGCGGCCGGCACGCCCTCGGCCCAGTGCGAACTGGAGTTCTGCTCCACCACCGAACTCACCGGCGACGAGTGGACCATCGAGTGCACCGGCTTCAACCTCTATGTCGACGGCGAAAGCATGCGCTGGCTCGATCCGGCCACCATCGACTACGAGATGACGCCCACGGGCAGCCAGCTCAACATCCGCGCGCCGAAGATCAAGGGTGAAGCGCCGGGCGAGGGTGCCGGCCTGGTAGAGCGGGTGAAGTACGTGCTGGAGACCGAGGTCGCGCCGGGCATCGCGTCGCACGGCGGGCGCATCTCGCTGGTCGAGGTCACCGCCGAGGGTGTGGTCGTGCTGCGCTTTGGCGGCGGCTGCCACGGCTGCGGGATGGTCGACGTCACCTTGAAGAATGGGGTGGAGAAGACCTTGCGCGAGCGCATTCCGGAAGTCACCGAAGTGCGGGATGTGACGGATCACGAAACGGGCGAGAAGCCTTATTTCGAGAGGAAGGCCGGTTAAAGGTCAACATGCGGGGCGCGCTTGCGTGCAATCGCGCGCAGGCGCGCTCCTACATGGGCGATCGGGTGCGGGGCGCGCGTGCATGCGATCGCACGCGGGCGCGGTCATGCAGGGAGTGGGTTAGTCGCCCTGGACGTGGCCTTCGAGACCGCTGAGGCGGGTCGGCATGGTGTGGAAGTAGGCCGAGATGTCTTCGATGTCCTGGTCGGACAGCGTGGCGGCGAAGCCCTTCATGATCGCGTTGTCGCGCTTGCCGTTCTTGTACTCGTGCAGGGCCTGGCCGAGGTAGTCGGCGTACTGGCCCGCGAGGCGCGGATACTGCGGATCGACGGAGTTGCCGTCCTTGCCATGGCAGGACACGCACGTCGCCACTTTCTTCGCGCCCGCGGCGGGATCGCCCGAGGCCATGGAAGCAGTCGAGACGAGCGCCAGGGCGGCGGCGATGGAAATCAGGGAGAACCCACGGGTCATCATTCGTCCTCGGCGGCTTACTTGGCGAGACTGGAAAGGTAGGCGGCGATGTCGGCGATGTCCTGGTCCGACAGACTCTCGGCCTGGGCACCCATCGTCGGGTGCGAGCGGCCGGAGCCGGGCGCCTTGAAGCCCTTCTGGTAGTCCTTCAGCGCGTTGACGATGTACTGCTCGTTCTGCCCGGCGATGTGCGGCACGTGGTACGACGGGTACACGTTGGAGTAGCCCGGCACGCCGTGGCAACCCTGGCAGGTGTAAACGAGCTGGCGTCCCCTGGATTTATCCCCTTCGGCGTGCACCGCGGTGGCGGCGCACATGGCTACAGCGATCAGACCTGACAGATACAGACGCTTCATCAATGATTCCCTGGGTGCCGGGCGGGGCCGGGGGTGAAAGCAGCCGTTGGAGTATAGAGGCGGCTTCCGGCGGCCGACAACCGGGGGTCAGAGCAAGCTGCGGATGATGTGGATCCCGGCGATGTACTCGCCAGCGATGGTGCCGATGCAGACCAGGAAGAAATTCAGCAGCGTGCGCGCCACGCGATTCTTCCACCAGCCGGTCCAGTGGGTGATGTCGTCGCGCAGCTGTTCGAAGTCGACGACGCGCGGCTTGCGGATCCAAGCCTCGACCATCGCACTGACCGCGCCGGAGGGAATGCCCGGCCGGAAAGGCTTGACCGGGCCGGCGATGAATGCCGCGAGGATGCTCAGCGGATGACCGCCTGCGATGAGTGCGCCCAGGGCGGAAAGACCGCCGGTCAGCAGCACCCAGTTGAGCAACGCGTCCTTGCCCAGGCTCGGGTTGCGGTAGAAGGCGTAGCCGATCACCGCGAAGATCGCGAGGACGACGCCGACCGCCAGGTACTTCGGCCACTTCGCCGCCGGCGGCGTCACCGCCAGCTCGTCGGACAGCGCGCGGGCATCGCCGTGCTGGCTGGCCAGCTCCGCGCTCATGCCCTTGAGGTGGCCGGCACCGATCACTACCAGCACCTTGCGGCTGGGTGCCGACGGGTCCATGCGGTCGCCGTGCTCGCGCAGCTTCGCGGCCATGAATTCGTCGCGCTCGGCGATCAGCGCGCGATACAGCGGCGCCGAGCCTTTCGCAAAATCGCTGAAAGCGCTTTCGAGCAGGTCGGACTGCTTGAGCTTCTCGATGTCTTCCTCGGCGATGTCCTCGCGCTCGAACACGCTGCCGAGCATGCCGGCCATCAGGCCGAAACGCTGGAAGAAGCCTACGCTGCGCCACGCACGCTTGAGCGTGGTGCCCACTTCGCGATCGACCAGCCACACGGGGATGTCGCGTGCATCCGCGCCATCCATCGCCGCCTTCATCTCCGCGCCCGGCTCGATGCCGTACTGCGCGGCAAGCCGCTTCTGGAACGAGCCCAGCACGAGGCTCGCGGCCACCATGCCGGCCTTGCCCTGGCGGATCACCTGGAACAGGTCCATCTGCTTGAACGCTTCCGGATCGCGGATGCCATGCGCACGGCTCGCGCACAACTCCACCGCCACGGCATCGAAGTGCTCGGTCGCCAGCAAGGCATCCACCGCATCCACGCTCGCCCGCGAGACGTGCGCCGTGCCGAGGATGACGTAGTCCACGCCGTCGCGTGTCATGCGCGTGATCGGCTGGCCGGTGAGGGCGGTCGCTTCGTTGTGGGTGGTCTCGTCCGGGAGCATGGGGGCCTTGGGGTGGGGTGGGAGGAGCGTTTCGAGTACCGGGTATCGAATAGAAGCAACCGCACGGGGCGTGGGCGCTCCTACTCGGTACCCTGAACTCTCAACTCGTTACGCTTCACTCAATCACGATAGCGCTTCACGAGATCCCCATACGCATCAATCCGCCGATCCCTAAGGAACGGCCAGATCCGGCGTACGTGTTCGCTGCGTTCCATGTCGACGTCGACGATCAGCAGTTCGCGCTGGTCGGTGCCGGCCTGGGCGAGGAATTCGCCCTGCGGGCCGGCGACGAAGCTGGAGCCCCAGAACTGGATGCCGCTGCCCACGCCCGACGGGTCGGCTTCGTAGCCGGTGCGGTTGCAGGACAGCAGGGGCAGGCCGTTGGCGACGGCGTGGCCGCGCTGCACGGTGATCCATGCTTCGCGCTGGCGGGCCTTCTCGGCGTCGTCGTCGTTGGGATCCCAGCCGATGGCGGTCGGATAGAACAGGATGTCGGCGCCGGCGAGCGCCATCAGGCGCGCGGCTTCCGGATACCACTGGTCCCAGCAGACCAGCACGCCGAGCTTGCCGACCGAGGTCTGGATCGGGTCGAAGCCGAGGTCGCCGGGCGTGAAGTAGAACTTCTCGTAGAAGGCCGGGTCGTCGGGGATGTGCATCTTGCGGTACTTGCCCGCGATGACGGCCGAGCGATCGAAGACCACGGCGGTGTTGTGGTACAGGCCGGTGGCGCGCTTCTCGAAGATCGACGCCACGATCACCAGCCTGAGTTCCTCGGCGAGCTTGCCGATGCGCTCGGTGCCCGGGCCAGGGATCGTCTCGGCGCGATCGAACTCGGCCACGCTCTCGTGCTGGCAGAAGTACGGGCCGTTGTGCAGTTCCTGCAGCAACACCAGCTCGACGCCGGCCTGCGCGGCTTCGCGGATGCCTGCCTCGATCGCATCGAGGTTGGCGTCGCGGCTGCCGCGGTCGGTGTCCTGGAGGAGGGCGACCTTGAGGGTCTTGCGGGTCATGGCGATGTGTCCTGGAGGATTACTTGGCGATGTCGGCGGGCAACTGCATGGTGATGCAGTGCAGGCTGCCGTTCTGCCAGATCAGCGGGCGGCACGGCACCTGCACCACTTCACGGCCCGGGTGGGCCATCCCGATGATCCGGGCCGCTTCCGCGTCGACGCGGTCGCCATAGGCCGGCACCAGCACGGCGCCGTTGACGATCAGGTAATTCGCGTAGGAAGCCGCGAGGCGGCGCCCTTCGTCGAGGATCGGCTGGGCCCACGGCAGCGGGTGCAACGGGTATGGCTTGCCTTCCGGCGAGCGCAGTTCGGCGAGCTCCGCGGCCATCTGGCCCAGTTCGGCGAAATGCGGATCGCTGGCGTCGTCGCAGGCCTGGTAGACGATGCCGCCATCCGGGCTGAAGCGCGCGAGCGTATCGATATGGGCGTCGGTGTCGTCGCCTTCAAGGTAACCGTGCTCCAGCCACAGCACGCGGTCGGCATGCAGGGTGGTGGCGAGCGTATCGGTCATCGATTCGCGCGACAGGTCCGGATGGCGCTGGACCAGGCACTTCCAGGTGGTGAGGATGGTGCCGCGGCCGTCGCTTTCGATACCGCCGCCTTCCAGTGCCCAGTCGATGCGCTTGTGCGGCAGGCCGCTCAGCACGCCGCGCTGGAGCAGGCCGGCGATGATCGCGTCGTCCTGCTCGGCGCCGAACTTGCCGCCCCAGCCGGTGAAGCGGTAATCGTTCAACAGCACGCCGTCGGGGCCGGTCAGGGTGATCGGACCCGAGTCACGCAGCCAGGTGTCGTCGTAGGGCAGCTCGATGAAGTGCACCCGCGACATGTCCGCGCCGGCTTCTTCGATCGCCAGCCGGGCGCGCTCGCGCAGCGTGGCATCGGCCACGATGATGTGCAGCGGTTCGAAGCGGGTGACGGCGGCGGCCAGGGCGACGTAGGTCGTCTCGACCTCGGCCAGGCGCTCGGCCCAGTCGGTATCCGCGTGCGGCCACGCGATCAGGACGCCCGCCTGCGGTTCCCATTCGGCGGGCAGGCGGTAGGAGGCGGTGTGGGTCATGGCGGGCAAGGCAGTCCGGGGAAGCCGCCTATTGTAGGGGTTCCCGATGACCAATGCCCGCGCGGGTTATTGGGCGCCCTGCGGATTCGTGTTGTTGCCCGCCGGGGTGTTCAGCACCGTGTGGATCACATGGCTGTGCTCGAAATAAACGATGTAGCCGGGATAGGTCCAGCGGTTGATCGTCGGCTGCTTCGCGCTGCCGCCACCGCGGGGATCCAGCTTCGACGACGGCGCACCGAAGCGGCGCTCGACCTCGGCCATGGTCATGCCTTTCTTAGGCAGGTTCATGCCCTTTTCCTGCTGCACGCGCTGCATCAGGAGGCTGTCCGCGCGGGCGGACGGTGCGGCGGCAACGGCCACGATGGCCAGGGCGATCGCGGTGAAAACAGGCTTGAAGGTGTTCATGATGGCTCCGTCGCGCTCCCCATGCGGCGCAGGACAGCGTTTTAACAGATCGCCCGATCCGGCGCCATGGGCGGTGCGTGGCGGCCTTCACGGCTGTGCCCTGCGTCGCATTCGGGCGACGCGGGTGGGGTAGGGCGGCTATCATGCGCAGTCGCCTTTCGCCTTTTCTGGCCCGCCATGATCTCGTTTCGAAACCTCGCCCTGCGTCGGGGCACCCGCACCCTGCTCGATAACATGGACCTGACCATCCAGACCGGGTGGAGCCTGGCCGTCATCGGCCGCAACGGCTGCGGCAAGTCCACACTGTTCGCCGCCCTCAAGGGCGAGCTCGAGCCGGAGAAGGGCGACCTCGACATGCCCTCGAAGGTGCGCATGGCGTCCGTGGCGCAGGAAACCCCGGCGCTCCCGGATGCCGCCATCGACTACGTCCTGGGTGGCGATGTCGAAGTCGCCGCCGCGCTCAAGGCCGAGCAGGACGCCTACGACGCCGAAGACATGGAAGCCGTGGCCATGGCCCACCTGCGCATCGAGGAAGTGAACGGCTACGACGGCCGCGCCCGCGCCGGCCGGCTGCTGCACGGCCTGGGCTTCTCGCCGGAAACCCATGAACAGGCCGTTGCCTCGTTCTCGGGTGGCTGGCGCGTGCGCCTCAACCTGGCCCGCGCGCTGATGGCCCCGTCCGACCTGCTGCTGCTCGATGAGCCGACCAACCATCTCGACCTGGATGCCGTGCTCTGGCTGGAAGAATGGCTGCGCCGCTACCAGGGCACGCTGCTGATCATTTCGCATGACCGTGAGTTCCTCGACGCGGTCACCACGCACACGATGCACCTGCACGACGGCACCGCGAAGCTATACACGGGCAACTACTCGCAGTTCGAACGCCAGCGCGCCGAGCACCTGCGCCAGCAGCAGATCGCGCACGTGCGCGAACAGGCCGAGCGTGCGCACCTGCAGTCCTTCATCGACCGCTTCAAGGCCAAGGCCAGCAAGGCCAAGCAGGCGCAGTCGCGGATGAAGCGCCTGGAGAAGATGAGTGGTACCGAGGCGGTCCGCGCCGAGCGCCCCTTCAGCTTCAGCTTCCCCAAGCCCGAGCGCCTGCCCACCTCGATGCTGCGCCTTGACCACGTGGATGCCGGCTACGGCGATCGCGTGGTGCTCAAGGACATCGCCTTTGGCCTGGAAGCCGGCGACCGCATCGGCCTGCTCGGCCCCAACGGCGCGGGTAAGTCGACCATGGTGAAGTCGCTGGTCGGCGAGCTCGAGCCGATGAGCGGCGAGCGTCCGTTCCATAAGGACATGAAGATCGGTTACTTCGCGCAGCACACGGTGGAGAGCCTGCACGATGGCTGGAGCGCCTTCGACCACCTGCAGGAAAAGGCGCCGAACGCCGGCCAGCAGGTCTTGCGCGACTACCTCGGTACCTGGAATTTCCCGGCCGATCGCGTGTTCGAACACGTCGACGCGTTCTCCGGCGGCGAGCGCGCGCGCCTGGCGCTGGCGCTGATCGCGTGGGACAAGCCCAACCTGCTGCTGCTCGACGAACCGACCAACCATCTCGACCTCGACATGCGCGAGGCGCTGGCCGATGCGCTGTCGGACTTCGACGGTGCGCTGGTGCTGGTCTCGCATGACCGCCACCTGCTCGGCATGGTCTGCGACGAATTCTGGCGCGTGGCCGATGGCGACGTCAGCCCGTTCGACGGCGATCTCGACGACTATGCCAAGTGGCTGCGCACGCGTGCCACCACGCGCAAGACGGCCGCCGTCGCCTCCGCCCCGGCCGATGCGCCGGTGAAGGACAAGCCGAAGGAAAAGCGCAAGCAGACCGCGGAAGATCGCGAGAAGGAAAAGCCGCTGCGCGCCCGGGTGAAGAAGATCGAGGCGCTGGTGGAGGGCATGGACAAGGAGCTGACCAGCATCGAGACGAAGCTCGCCGATCCCGCCGTTTACGAGGGTCCCACCGCCGAGATGAAGCGTCTCGGCCAGCGCCAGGCCGAACTGCGCGGCGAAAAGGAAACGCTCGAGTTCGAGTGGATGGAACTGCTCGAACAGATCGAGGACTGAGCATGTCGGCGACGCTCAACGTCCTGCTGCCCGGTTACGACAAGCTGCGCTTCCTCGATGTGTTCGCGCAGTGGGTCGCGCGCGGCACCGAGCGCCCCGCGGCGCCACCGGGTTACCTGCACGCGCTGGCGGAGCACTTCCGCTGGCCGGCTGGCCCGCTGCCGGTGGCCGCGCTGATCCGCCAGTCCGTGGCGGGCGACGCCGGCGATGCGCTGTGGGTCTGTGCCGATCCGGCATGGGTGCAGCCCGAATTGAGCGGCGCGCGGCTGCTGGCGTGTGGCAACCTCGCCGTCAGCGCCGCGGATGCCGCGAGCATGGTCGACGCGCTCGGCGAGACGTTCGCCGAAGAGGGCATGGCCCTGTTCGTCGGCGACCCGCAGCACTGGCAACTCAAGGTGCCCAGCTACGTGCAGGTGCCCGCGTTCCCGGAGCCGGAAGAAGCGCTCGGCGCCGACCTGTTCGAACAGCTGCCCAAGGGCGACGACGGCCGCCGCTGGCGCGCCCTGATCAACGAAGCGCAGGTGGTGCTGCACAACCACCCCGCCAACGCCGACCGCCAGTACAACGGCCTGCCGCCGGTCAACAGCATCTGGCTGTGGGGCGCAGGCGCGTTGCCCGACTGGGTCGAATGCGGCCAGTCGCACATCTACAGCGACGACCTGCTGGTCTGGGCCCTAGGCCAGAAATCCGGCACCGACGTCCAAGGCAGGTCAGCCCTTGTAGGAGCGCGCCCCGCGCGCGACCCCCGCCCGCCCCAAACGCCATCTCCAACGAACACCCCCTCCACCGTAACCCTCCTCGATCTCCAGGACATCCAGCCCGGCGACTTCGCCCAGACCTGGTGGCCCTTTCTGGAAGCCCGCCTCGAAGCCGGCAGCGAACTCTGCCTCTCCTTCGCCGACGGCCGCCGCACCGTCGTGCACAAACGCCATCGCCTGCGCTTCTGGCGCAAGGCGAAAACGTGAAAACCTGGCGCCAGCGCAGCGCCGCCGACGCGCCCAGCGGTTGGCCGAACCACGTCCATCCGGTGATCCAGCGCGTCTATGCGGCCCGCGGCGTCAGCACGCCCGACGGTGCCGAGCACAAGCTGGCCCGCCTGCACCCGCCCGCCTTGCTCGGTGGCATGGACAAGGCGGTGGCCTTGCTGCTCGACGCGATCGACCGCGGACAGCACATCGTCATCGCCGGCGACTACGACTGTGATGGCGCCACCGGCGCGGCGGTCGCCGAGCGCGGCCTGCGCCTGCTGGGCGCGCAGCATGTGCGGCACGTGGTACCCAACCGCTTCATCCACGGCTATGGCCTCAGCGAAGCGCTGGTCGCTTCGCTGGAGCCCGCGCCGGACCTGATCGTCACCGTCGACAACGGCGTCGCCAGCGTCGCCGGCATCGCCGCGGCGCATGCGCGCGGCATCCGCGTGCTGGTCACCGACCATCACCTGCCGGGCGACACGCTGCCAGACGCCGACGCGATGGTGAATCCCAACCTGGCCGGCGACGGCTTCCCGAGCAAGGCGCTCGCCGGTGTCGGGGTGATGTTCTACCTGTTGCTGGCGCTGCGGGCGGCCATGCGTGACGCCGGTCGTTTCGAACACGGCGAGCCCGACCTGGCCACGCTGCTCGACCTGGTGGCGCTGGGTACGGTGGCCGACCTGGTCCCGCTCGACTTCAACAACCGCGTGCTGGTCGACGCCGGCCTGAAGCGCATGCGCGCGGGCAGGGCATGCGCGGGGATCACCGCACT
This window harbors:
- a CDS encoding 4a-hydroxytetrahydrobiopterin dehydratase; protein product: MTLSPLATQHCQPRKGAEHALDRAAIDGHLASLPGWTVSADGKAIVKDFSFKDFHHTLGFINAVGFMANQEDHHPDLEAGYGHCQVLWSTHDVGGLSLNDMICAARVEALLDR
- a CDS encoding NfuA family Fe-S biogenesis protein; the protein is MIDISERAQAHFQRLIAQQGEDSLGVRLRVVAAGTPSAQCELEFCSTTELTGDEWTIECTGFNLYVDGESMRWLDPATIDYEMTPTGSQLNIRAPKIKGEAPGEGAGLVERVKYVLETEVAPGIASHGGRISLVEVTAEGVVVLRFGGGCHGCGMVDVTLKNGVEKTLRERIPEVTEVRDVTDHETGEKPYFERKAG
- a CDS encoding cytochrome c, which produces MTRGFSLISIAAALALVSTASMASGDPAAGAKKVATCVSCHGKDGNSVDPQYPRLAGQYADYLGQALHEYKNGKRDNAIMKGFAATLSDQDIEDISAYFHTMPTRLSGLEGHVQGD
- a CDS encoding cytochrome c, which produces MKRLYLSGLIAVAMCAATAVHAEGDKSRGRQLVYTCQGCHGVPGYSNVYPSYHVPHIAGQNEQYIVNALKDYQKGFKAPGSGRSHPTMGAQAESLSDQDIADIAAYLSSLAK
- a CDS encoding TraB/GumN family protein is translated as MLPDETTHNEATALTGQPITRMTRDGVDYVILGTAHVSRASVDAVDALLATEHFDAVAVELCASRAHGIRDPEAFKQMDLFQVIRQGKAGMVAASLVLGSFQKRLAAQYGIEPGAEMKAAMDGADARDIPVWLVDREVGTTLKRAWRSVGFFQRFGLMAGMLGSVFEREDIAEEDIEKLKQSDLLESAFSDFAKGSAPLYRALIAERDEFMAAKLREHGDRMDPSAPSRKVLVVIGAGHLKGMSAELASQHGDARALSDELAVTPPAAKWPKYLAVGVVLAIFAVIGYAFYRNPSLGKDALLNWVLLTGGLSALGALIAGGHPLSILAAFIAGPVKPFRPGIPSGAVSAMVEAWIRKPRVVDFEQLRDDITHWTGWWKNRVARTLLNFFLVCIGTIAGEYIAGIHIIRSLL
- a CDS encoding carbon-nitrogen hydrolase yields the protein MTRKTLKVALLQDTDRGSRDANLDAIEAGIREAAQAGVELVLLQELHNGPYFCQHESVAEFDRAETIPGPGTERIGKLAEELRLVIVASIFEKRATGLYHNTAVVFDRSAVIAGKYRKMHIPDDPAFYEKFYFTPGDLGFDPIQTSVGKLGVLVCWDQWYPEAARLMALAGADILFYPTAIGWDPNDDDAEKARQREAWITVQRGHAVANGLPLLSCNRTGYEADPSGVGSGIQFWGSSFVAGPQGEFLAQAGTDQRELLIVDVDMERSEHVRRIWPFLRDRRIDAYGDLVKRYRD
- a CDS encoding agmatine deiminase family protein; the protein is MTHTASYRLPAEWEPQAGVLIAWPHADTDWAERLAEVETTYVALAAAVTRFEPLHIIVADATLRERARLAIEEAGADMSRVHFIELPYDDTWLRDSGPITLTGPDGVLLNDYRFTGWGGKFGAEQDDAIIAGLLQRGVLSGLPHKRIDWALEGGGIESDGRGTILTTWKCLVQRHPDLSRESMTDTLATTLHADRVLWLEHGYLEGDDTDAHIDTLARFSPDGGIVYQACDDASDPHFAELGQMAAELAELRSPEGKPYPLHPLPWAQPILDEGRRLAASYANYLIVNGAVLVPAYGDRVDAEAARIIGMAHPGREVVQVPCRPLIWQNGSLHCITMQLPADIAK
- a CDS encoding ATP-binding cassette domain-containing protein, whose protein sequence is MISFRNLALRRGTRTLLDNMDLTIQTGWSLAVIGRNGCGKSTLFAALKGELEPEKGDLDMPSKVRMASVAQETPALPDAAIDYVLGGDVEVAAALKAEQDAYDAEDMEAVAMAHLRIEEVNGYDGRARAGRLLHGLGFSPETHEQAVASFSGGWRVRLNLARALMAPSDLLLLDEPTNHLDLDAVLWLEEWLRRYQGTLLIISHDREFLDAVTTHTMHLHDGTAKLYTGNYSQFERQRAEHLRQQQIAHVREQAERAHLQSFIDRFKAKASKAKQAQSRMKRLEKMSGTEAVRAERPFSFSFPKPERLPTSMLRLDHVDAGYGDRVVLKDIAFGLEAGDRIGLLGPNGAGKSTMVKSLVGELEPMSGERPFHKDMKIGYFAQHTVESLHDGWSAFDHLQEKAPNAGQQVLRDYLGTWNFPADRVFEHVDAFSGGERARLALALIAWDKPNLLLLDEPTNHLDLDMREALADALSDFDGALVLVSHDRHLLGMVCDEFWRVADGDVSPFDGDLDDYAKWLRTRATTRKTAAVASAPADAPVKDKPKEKRKQTAEDREKEKPLRARVKKIEALVEGMDKELTSIETKLADPAVYEGPTAEMKRLGQRQAELRGEKETLEFEWMELLEQIED